The genomic DNA ACTTTCATCGCACCGCGGAGAAGGGAGGGCCGATCCGTCCCGGCCTCCTGGTCCGGATATGCGACTCGCACGGAGACATCCTGCGCCTGGAGATCGTCCGATGAGGAAGCTCGCCTCCATCCTCCTGCTCGCGCTCGTCCCGGCGCTGGCCGGCACGGCGCACGCCCAGCGGCGCCCGGGAACCCTCTGCCCCGACCCCGCGCACCCCTGCGGCGACTTCAAGCCGCACGAGCTCCCCTTCGTCCTGCCGCGCGACAGCATGGCGCGCGACGAGTTCCGCTCCGACGCGTTCTACGCGGTGATCCTGCGCAGCGCGCCGAAGTGCTCCATCCGCGAGCGCGAGCGAAGAGCCGCGCAGGCGCTGTTCCCCGGCCGCAAGGTGTTCTCGCAGCGCTTCGAGTGCGACTTCGAGCAGGACAGCGACGACGCCGAGAGCAACATCACCTACACCAACGTGGCGGCGAACACGGCGTTCCTCGGCGTCTACGCCGGCGCCACGCGCGAGCAGGCGCTGCGCGTCCTGGCCGCAGCCCAGCGCCGCTTCCCCGGCGCGAATCTCCGCCGCATGCAGGTCGTTCTCGTCTATCCCTGATCCCCAGCGACTCCCCCCGCGCAGCCCTGCATCGGTCCGCATCGCGTCCCTGGACTATTTGGGCTGAAAACCATCGATCTGCAACGCGTGCTGGCCTGCAGGTTGCGGCGGGTTTCTCCCCCCTCGAGCGGGGGAAGCTCCCGCCGGCGACCGCAGGCGGGAGCGTCGGCGTTCACCCACCACGTGGGAGGGATTCCCATGAAGCGCATCCATCGCGGCATCTTCGCGGCGGTGCTGGCCGGCGCGCTCGGGTTCGGAGGAGCGCGGGCGTTCGCATCGACCGCGGCGCCGGCCCCGGCGTCGCGCGCGTGCCACCCACAAGGGTGCAACGCCTCGTGCGAGGCCAGGTTCGGGCCGTTCGCCAGCGGGCAGTGCATGGGCGGCGAGTGCTTCTGCGCCGTCTGATGTAATTCCTCACGCGGAGGCGCGGAGAACTCACTGTTGCTGCACTGAGTCTCCGCGCCTCCGCGTCTCTCCGTGAGACTTTCCCTTCTTTCCTATCCGAGCAGCCGCAGCCGCCCGGGAAAGATCTCGATCTCCAGCTCGCGGGCCGCTTCGTCCAGGATCTCGCCGTCCGCGTGCACGGGAAGCGGCGCGTCGCTGGTGATGAGGACGCGGCGCGCGCGGCGCATGTGCACGCAACTGGCGCCCACGTGCGTGCCGCGCAGCACCCTCGGCAGCAGCGCGAGAAGGCGCGGCCGGCTCACCCCGTCGCACACGCACACGTCCAGCGCGCCGTCGTCGATGCGCGCGTCGGGGCAGATCCAGAACCCGCCGCCGTGCCGCCCGCCGTTTCCCACCGTCACCAGTGTCAGCGGGCGGTCGATCACCTCGCGCCCGTCGATCTCCACGCGGATGGCCGGCGGGCGGAAGGAGCGCAGCACCCGCGCGAGCGCCCACAGGTAGATGCCAATGCCGCGGCCGCGGCGGCTGCGGTTCGCCTCCACCGCCACGCGCGCGTCGATCCCGATCCCCACCCCGTTGGTGAACCACCGGCCGTTCACCCGCCCCACGTCCACCCGCCGCTCCGCGCCGGAGACGATGCGCCGCGCCGCCTCCGCCGGATCGCGCCCGATCCCCGCCAGCAGCGCGAAGTCGTTCCCGCTTCCTACCGGCACGATCCCCAGCGCCGCGTCGGCTTCGGCGCGCAGGAGACCGTTCGCCGCCTCGTGCACGGTGCCGTCGCCGCCGAACGCGAGGATGGCCGGCCACCCCGCGCGCCCCGCCGCCTCGGCCAGCTCCGCGGCGTGCCCGTGCGCGCGCGTCTCCGCCATCTCCACTTCCGCGCCCGCGTCCGCCAGCACCGCGCGCACGGCGGCCCACGCACGGCGGGCGGCGCCGCGCCCGGCCACGGGGTT from Longimicrobium sp. includes the following:
- a CDS encoding diacylglycerol kinase family protein — encoded protein: MQRFYAIVNPVAGRGAARRAWAAVRAVLADAGAEVEMAETRAHGHAAELAEAAGRAGWPAILAFGGDGTVHEAANGLLRAEADAALGIVPVGSGNDFALLAGIGRDPAEAARRIVSGAERRVDVGRVNGRWFTNGVGIGIDARVAVEANRSRRGRGIGIYLWALARVLRSFRPPAIRVEIDGREVIDRPLTLVTVGNGGRHGGGFWICPDARIDDGALDVCVCDGVSRPRLLALLPRVLRGTHVGASCVHMRRARRVLITSDAPLPVHADGEILDEAARELEIEIFPGRLRLLG